The following proteins are co-located in the Pseudomonas antarctica genome:
- the znuC gene encoding zinc ABC transporter ATP-binding protein ZnuC: MSNALIRLEQVGVTFAGQAVLDNIALSVEPGQIVTLIGPNGAGKTTLVRAVLGLLKPDTGSVWRKPKLRVGYMPQKLHVDPTLPLSVLRFLRLVPGVDRTRAQAALKEVGAEQVIDSPVQSISGGEMQRVLLARALLREPELLVLDEPVQGVDVAGQAELYSLITRLRDRHGCGVLMVSHDLHLVMSTTDQVVCLNRHVCCSGHPEQVSGDPAFVELFGKNAQSLAIYHHHHDHAHDLHGAVVDDPATPHSHVHGDSCKHG; this comes from the coding sequence ATGAGCAACGCGTTAATCCGCCTGGAACAGGTCGGGGTCACGTTCGCCGGTCAAGCCGTGCTCGATAACATCGCACTGAGCGTCGAACCGGGGCAGATCGTCACCTTGATCGGCCCCAACGGCGCCGGTAAGACCACGCTGGTTCGCGCCGTGCTCGGCCTGCTCAAGCCCGACACCGGCAGCGTGTGGCGCAAGCCCAAGCTACGCGTCGGCTACATGCCGCAAAAACTGCACGTCGACCCGACGCTGCCATTGTCCGTGCTGCGCTTCTTGCGCCTGGTGCCGGGTGTAGACCGCACCCGCGCGCAGGCTGCGCTCAAGGAAGTCGGCGCCGAACAGGTCATCGACAGCCCGGTGCAAAGTATCTCGGGCGGCGAAATGCAGCGCGTCTTGCTGGCCCGCGCCTTGTTGCGCGAACCAGAATTGCTGGTGCTCGATGAGCCCGTGCAAGGCGTCGACGTCGCCGGCCAGGCCGAGCTGTACAGCCTGATCACCCGCCTGCGCGACCGTCATGGCTGCGGCGTGTTGATGGTCTCCCACGACCTGCACCTGGTCATGAGCACCACCGACCAAGTGGTGTGCCTCAACCGCCACGTCTGCTGCTCCGGCCACCCGGAACAGGTGAGCGGCGATCCGGCGTTCGTCGAGTTGTTCGGCAAAAACGCCCAAAGCCTGGCGATCTATCACCACCATCACGACCACGCCCACGATCTGCATGGCGCCGTCGTCGACGATCCCGCTACGCCCCACTCCCACGTTCATGGAGATAGCTGCAAGCATGGCTGA
- the znuB gene encoding zinc ABC transporter permease subunit ZnuB yields MADFLLYALLAGLALALVAGPLGSFVVWRRMAYFGDTLSHAALLGVAMGFLLDVSPTIAVTVGCLLLAVLLVTLQQRQPLASDTLLGILAPSTLSLGLVVLSFMHEVRIDLMAYLFGDLLAISPTDLAWILGGSAAVLVLLVALWRPLLAITVHEELATVEGLPVPALRMTLMLLIAVVIAVAMKIVGVLLITSLLIIPAAAAQRHARSPEQMAIGASLLGMLAVCGGLALSWFKDTPAGPSIVVAAAALFLLSFVLPRRGV; encoded by the coding sequence ATGGCTGATTTTCTGCTCTACGCCCTGCTGGCAGGCTTGGCTTTGGCACTGGTGGCGGGCCCATTGGGCTCGTTCGTGGTTTGGCGGCGCATGGCCTACTTTGGCGACACGTTGTCGCACGCCGCGCTGCTGGGCGTGGCCATGGGCTTCTTGCTGGATGTGAGCCCGACCATCGCCGTGACCGTGGGCTGCCTGCTGCTGGCGGTGCTGCTGGTGACCCTGCAACAGCGCCAGCCGCTGGCCTCCGACACCCTGCTCGGCATCCTGGCGCCGAGCACCTTGTCCCTGGGCCTGGTGGTGCTGAGCTTCATGCATGAAGTGCGCATCGACCTGATGGCCTACCTTTTCGGCGACCTGCTGGCGATCAGCCCGACCGACCTTGCCTGGATCCTCGGCGGCAGCGCCGCCGTGCTGGTTTTGCTGGTAGCGCTGTGGCGCCCATTGCTGGCGATCACCGTGCATGAAGAGCTGGCCACGGTGGAAGGTTTGCCCGTGCCGGCCCTGCGCATGACCCTGATGCTATTGATCGCAGTGGTGATTGCTGTCGCGATGAAGATTGTCGGCGTATTGTTGATCACGTCGCTGCTGATCATTCCCGCGGCCGCTGCCCAGCGCCACGCTCGCTCACCCGAGCAAATGGCGATCGGCGCCAGCCTGTTGGGCATGCTCGCGGTGTGCGGGGGCCTGGCGCTGTCCTGGTTCAAGGACACGCCGGCCGGGCCGTCGATTGTAGTAGCGGCGGCCGCCCTGTTTCTGCTGAGTTTTGTCCTGCCCCGTCGAGGGGTGTAG
- a CDS encoding PA5502 family lipoprotein has product MKPFNFRYLLLAAFSLLLGACQSTPPAATEVPDTRAAAIAQLEQNLASSELATAEDELAALQAQSPNDPALEPYQRQLAEAYLQRSQIVLQKGDVNAAATALSRARALMPKAPALTGGVNSAISHARKAELDKAEAALKAAEAKPAAKVIDPAAESTTVALNLTDIEELRHQLDAIATDVVNYQCDVSIQAPRTQDYPWLATLLTKRVKRIDSGYDLKIHRQILKRIPAQIVLIPRKAQ; this is encoded by the coding sequence ATGAAGCCGTTCAACTTCCGTTATCTGCTCCTTGCCGCATTTTCCCTGCTGCTGGGCGCCTGTCAAAGCACACCGCCCGCTGCCACCGAGGTACCGGACACACGCGCTGCGGCGATCGCGCAGCTGGAGCAAAACCTGGCCAGCAGCGAGCTGGCTACCGCCGAAGACGAGCTTGCCGCCTTGCAGGCCCAATCGCCTAACGACCCGGCTCTGGAGCCTTACCAGCGCCAACTGGCCGAAGCCTACCTGCAGCGCAGCCAGATCGTGCTGCAAAAAGGTGACGTCAACGCCGCCGCCACCGCCCTGAGCCGCGCCCGCGCGCTGATGCCCAAGGCCCCGGCGCTGACCGGTGGCGTAAACAGCGCCATCAGCCATGCCCGCAAGGCCGAGCTGGATAAAGCCGAAGCCGCCTTGAAAGCGGCCGAAGCAAAGCCGGCTGCCAAAGTCATCGATCCTGCCGCTGAAAGCACCACCGTGGCGCTGAACCTCACTGACATCGAAGAACTTCGCCATCAGTTGGATGCGATCGCCACCGACGTGGTGAATTACCAGTGCGACGTGAGCATCCAGGCGCCGCGCACGCAGGATTACCCATGGCTGGCCACGTTGCTGACCAAACGGGTGAAGCGAATTGATTCGGGGTATGACCTGAAGATTCACCGACAGATCTTGAAACGTATTCCGGCGCAGATTGTGCTGATACCGCGCAAGGCGCAATAA
- a CDS encoding homoserine kinase, producing MSVFTPLARPELETFLAPYGLGRLLDFQGIAAGSENTNFFISLEQGEFVLTLVERGPVAEMPFFIELLDVLHDADLPVPYALRTIDGVALRELAGKPALLQPRLAGKHIKDANAQHCAQVGDLLGHLHLATQGEKVLERKTDRGLDWMLTEGAQLISHLNDAQQRLLQDALTEIDAHKAQILALPRANVHADLFRDNAMFEGTHLTGLIDFYNACSGPMLYDVAIALNDWCSDADGVIDGQRARALLGAYAGLRPFTAKEAQLWPTMLRVACVRFWLSRLIAAESFAGQDVLIHDPAEFEHRLAQRQKVSVHLPFAL from the coding sequence CCCCCCTGGCTCGGCCCGAGCTGGAAACCTTTCTCGCCCCTTACGGGCTCGGCCGCCTGCTTGATTTCCAGGGGATTGCCGCCGGTAGCGAAAACACCAACTTCTTCATCAGCCTGGAACAGGGCGAATTCGTCCTGACCCTGGTTGAACGCGGCCCCGTCGCAGAAATGCCGTTCTTCATCGAACTGCTCGACGTGCTCCACGACGCCGATCTGCCGGTGCCTTACGCCCTGCGGACCATCGATGGCGTGGCCCTGCGCGAACTTGCCGGTAAACCAGCGCTGCTACAACCGCGCCTGGCCGGCAAGCACATCAAGGACGCCAATGCGCAGCATTGCGCCCAGGTCGGCGACCTGCTCGGCCACCTTCACCTGGCGACTCAAGGCGAGAAGGTGCTGGAGCGCAAGACGGATCGCGGGCTGGATTGGATGCTGACTGAAGGGGCGCAGCTGATTTCGCACCTGAACGACGCCCAGCAGCGCCTGCTGCAAGATGCACTGACCGAAATAGACGCTCACAAGGCCCAGATCCTCGCCCTGCCCCGCGCCAACGTTCACGCCGACCTGTTCCGCGACAACGCGATGTTCGAAGGCACGCACCTGACCGGGTTGATCGACTTCTACAACGCCTGCTCGGGCCCGATGCTGTACGACGTGGCGATCGCGCTGAACGACTGGTGCTCGGACGCCGATGGCGTGATTGATGGCCAACGCGCCCGCGCGCTGCTGGGTGCCTACGCGGGGCTGCGTCCCTTCACGGCCAAGGAAGCGCAATTGTGGCCGACGATGTTGCGGGTAGCGTGCGTGCGCTTCTGGCTGTCGCGCCTGATCGCCGCTGAATCATTTGCCGGGCAGGACGTGTTGATTCATGACCCGGCAGAGTTCGAGCACCGGCTGGCACAGCGTCAAAAGGTCAGCGTGCACTTGCCGTTCGCACTCTAA
- the zur gene encoding zinc uptake transcriptional repressor Zur, protein MPITPLASRPHDHSHCVHTALSEADTLCARQGLRLTALRRRVLELVWQSHKPLGAYDILGVLSEQDGRRAAPPTVYRALDFLLENGLVHRIASLNAFVGCNHPEHAHQGQFLICRECHAAIELEQKSISDAIIKSSAEVGFKVEGQTVEVVGLCSGCQGA, encoded by the coding sequence ATGCCTATTACACCGCTTGCCAGCCGTCCCCACGACCACTCTCACTGCGTGCATACCGCGTTGTCGGAGGCCGATACCCTGTGCGCACGCCAAGGCCTGCGGCTGACTGCGCTGCGTCGTCGCGTGCTGGAGCTGGTGTGGCAGAGCCACAAGCCGCTGGGCGCCTACGACATTCTTGGCGTGCTCAGCGAGCAGGACGGCCGCCGCGCTGCGCCGCCTACGGTGTACCGTGCGCTGGATTTCCTGCTGGAAAACGGCCTGGTGCACCGCATCGCCTCACTCAACGCCTTTGTTGGCTGCAACCACCCGGAACACGCGCATCAGGGCCAGTTCCTGATCTGCCGCGAGTGCCACGCTGCCATCGAGCTTGAACAAAAAAGCATCAGCGACGCCATCATCAAGAGCTCCGCCGAGGTCGGCTTCAAGGTCGAAGGGCAAACGGTCGAAGTGGTCGGGCTGTGCTCGGGCTGCCAGGGGGCTTGA
- a CDS encoding zinc ABC transporter substrate-binding protein ZnuA gives MVIVSRLFPVFVVFVTSLLIAGAAQAEVKVLTSIKPLQLIAAAVQDGVAIPEVLLPPGASPHNYALRPSDVRRVQSVDLLYWIGPDMESFLPRVLKGRSLPTVAVQDLAGMKLRRFAEDSHSHAEDADEHDHDHRPGSLDAHLWLSTVNARVIAARMAADLSTADPDNAARYQSNVKAFDERLDALDARLKARLASVGDKPYFVFHEAFDYFEDAYGLKHTGVFSVAAEVQPGAQHVAAMRTRLQEVGKTCVFSEPPLRPRLAETLVAGLPVKLAELDALGGYTPATAQGYEQVLEKLGNDLAGCLESL, from the coding sequence GTGGTCATCGTGTCCCGACTTTTTCCTGTTTTTGTCGTATTTGTCACCAGTTTGCTCATCGCCGGGGCTGCTCAAGCCGAGGTCAAGGTGCTGACCAGCATCAAGCCGTTGCAGTTGATCGCCGCGGCTGTGCAGGACGGCGTGGCCATTCCGGAGGTGTTATTGCCGCCCGGCGCTTCGCCGCACAACTATGCCTTGCGCCCATCCGACGTACGGCGTGTGCAGTCGGTGGACCTGTTGTATTGGATCGGCCCGGACATGGAGAGCTTCCTGCCGCGCGTGCTCAAGGGGCGTAGCCTGCCGACCGTGGCGGTGCAGGACCTTGCGGGCATGAAACTGCGTCGTTTCGCCGAAGATAGCCACTCGCATGCAGAGGATGCCGACGAGCATGATCACGATCACCGCCCAGGCAGCCTGGACGCGCATTTGTGGTTGTCGACCGTAAACGCTCGCGTCATCGCGGCGCGCATGGCGGCTGACCTCAGCACCGCCGACCCGGACAATGCCGCGCGCTATCAGAGCAACGTGAAGGCGTTCGATGAGCGTCTGGATGCGTTGGATGCGCGCTTGAAAGCTCGTTTGGCGAGTGTGGGTGACAAGCCTTACTTCGTCTTCCACGAGGCCTTTGATTACTTCGAAGACGCTTACGGGCTCAAGCACACCGGCGTGTTCAGCGTTGCCGCCGAAGTACAGCCAGGCGCCCAGCATGTGGCGGCGATGCGTACGCGGTTGCAGGAAGTCGGCAAGACCTGCGTGTTCAGCGAGCCGCCGCTGCGCCCGCGCCTGGCCGAGACGCTGGTCGCCGGTTTGCCGGTGAAATTGGCGGAGTTGGATGCGTTGGGCGGTTACACGCCAGCTACAGCGCAGGGTTACGAGCAGGTGCTGGAGAAGTTGGGGAATGATTTGGCTGGGTGCCTGGAATCGTTATAA